DNA sequence from the Malus domestica chromosome 11, GDT2T_hap1 genome:
ATGTCGTATTAAaaagtgtgtatatatatatatataatttttttttgaacaaacaatatttgaattatttttaattaaaaactaaaatatttgTAAAAGTAGATTAtgataataaacaaaaatatttaaagtGTTTGTAAAGTTAAATTACCAGAACATAACAGAAAATATTTAACATTACCGAAacatttattttcttaaatgagttttactttttatgacAAACAACATACAACcattttaattcacatagaaATGAATAAGGGTCAAAAACCAAGAATTTTAATCAAAAGTAAAGGCCTTGACATTTAGTACTAAGATCTAatgatattttttatatttataaataaaaaattttagatttaatTCTCGTAAaatatgaatttgaatcaaattattATGATCAACCTGGTAGCCTGGTAATAAGGATAACCCACTTTCTCACGAACAATCCAACATTCACGAAATATCGAGgctaaaaaaattgtttgaggGTTTGGCCCAAAGCCCAACTTGTGTCCTGACGCCTAACCCGGGCACGCATTTCAAAATCGGGTTGAACCGTACCAGCTCCACCCCAAACACCAACAATCAACCACCGCGACAAGGAGGCTTTAAGCGGTGTTATTTTGACCGCCGACGAGTCCTGGCTATTTAATTAGCGACTCCTCTCCAGGAAGATGCTGTAGCAGAACACATACCAAACCCAAATCTAGAATCTCtgtagaaacaaaacaaacattggATTGCAATTCTTGGGCATCGAAGACGATGGTGGTAATGTTTCATTGAATcccttttgaaatttaattgaATTGGGGGAGAGAAATGTCGAAGCTGTTTCAGAAGGTTGCTGGGTTCTTCACCAATCGGACTATGGTGGGAATGGACAAAGCTGGCAACCGTTACTTCGCCAGAAAGGAGGAGGTCGATGGCATCagtaagtctctctctctctctctctctccatctctaTTGTTTGTTGCTTTCGTTTCTGCTGCAATTTTGACTCATGGGTTTTGTTCAGTTTGCGTTTTGTAATTGAATCCCTTGAATTTGCCAATTGGGTTGTCATTATTGTGCTTCAACATTTGCTACATGGGATTTAAAGGAATTGCATTGATTTCTGGAGGTGTGAATTGAACTCTGTGAAGATTTATGATTGCATTTCCTAACTTCGTAAGCGTTGTTCGTATATTTTGTTTTGGATTCAGGTAAACACTTAGAAAAAAGGATTGTTTGAATTAAAGTTAGAGAAGTGGAATTTACCTCCCCTAGTGAGTTGCCAGGACCAATGAAAGATTTAATAGCAGCCATTACCTCTTTCCCGCCGTATGCCAAAGTTAGAGTGAAGAGAAGATCAGCGTTACCATTTGCACCTGGGGTGTTGTCGTTTTCATTGAAACAGTTGTGTATTAATCTCTTTCTATTACTTTGGTTGCTGGCAGAGGCTTTTTCCTTCTTAGATTGGTACTGCAAGTCTATAACGCAGTGGACAATATTCTTAATTCtgtataatttataaattggaaGCCATCGTAGCTAATATCTCATGTTAACCATATATAGTTTCCTAAAGCATGTGTTCTGATTAGTTGAGCTGAGTATtttatttatgaaaatgaaatacCAAAGTTTGCATTGAGTTGTTCGTCGAGGGTGAGATAATCGATTACAATGTGGTATAGCTTAAAGAATATGAAGCTGTATTTGTAATTTGTGCGGGAGTATTATTCTGTGGTCAATTCACTCAAGTACTAGCAGGATTAATGCTCTTTTTGTCACACTCTCTCTGATGCACCAGTGAAAGAGAAAAGATgggtggcattcaagggcgagGACGATCCGACCTCAATTCCAGGTAATTTGTGTGGACCTAGTACAGCTTTTGTTCAGTTTCAAAATCTTGGTCACTTGTTTCGAAGTATTTTCCTTTGAGTTATCAGATTAACGAAAAGGGTACTCCATTTTGGGATGTTGAAATATGGTATAACTACCTATCCATATATACACTTTTTGTATATACTGTCATTTGGAAATTGGAATGCATTTATTTATGGCCTTTCCTCTACCTTCTTTATGTTCACTCTTTGATCATTTTAGTTGAGTGGATATGTTGGCTCAACGGGCAGAGGAAAAGGGCTCCAACACCGGAGGTAATCTTGACATCTGTTTGTCTTTAATTCCTTGGTGTAATAAAGAGGAAAAGTTTGTTTAGATTTTGTTGGTAAAAAAGATGGAATATTTTTATgttaccatttattttgagtCACCATTGACTCGTCTTCCTAGACGCTCATGCTATAATACACACCTTTTTCTCATCATGATATCTAATTCTTGTCTAAGAGATAGTTTGTTATTGTCGTTTCATTTCTGCTGCTTGACAATCTTTTCTATTCCTCAGGAACTGGCAGAATTGGAAGCTAGACGTGAACGTGTCCGGCAGAATGTTGCTCGTATGTGCCATCTCTATCATTAGTTTCTGGTTGCTTCTACTACTTTCTGGCTCTCTTTGAACCATTGAGTTGTAGGTTTGCTAAGAAGTTTTTATTACAATATCATTACTGAACTTGTGACTTCTGTAGGAATTTCAATCAAAATGTAGGATAAGTGAATCAAGGCATGCAATAGTTGCATATTAACGTAGATGTCCTTGTCATAAATTTCTGAGATAAGAGAAGAGATATAGAGAATGAACGAGAGACATCTACACAGCCAAAGATAGTGGCTACTAGTATAAGATTAGCCCTCACCAGCCTTAAAATAGGCCTCTTAGTGGTAAATACTTGAATGCTGCCAATAGTGGCAAGAAAGAAGTTATCTTACTTTCATTTCTTATGTGTCAAATTTAACCCAGATAGCTGGTATCATCTTAGTCAAGAGATTACTCTTAATGGACTGTTCTCTGTATCTTTGAAATATTTATGCAGATCCAAATTGGGATCTGGCATAAAATTTTGATACGTCGATTTAAATCAGCTTTAAGTGCTTTCTAGATTTTATTCAATGAATCCCGTTGTTGATGCATTTTCTTGAAGGACAAACATTCTTATCATGACATCTTGAAAGCTTCAGTGGGAAATTGGATTGGCTTTACTTTCAGTTTTCTATTTGATACAGAGATTTTaagaaacatatattatttatttgttttttatttctcaaagttctaaagaaagaagaagaggaaaggaaAGCAAGAGAAGGCAGTACGCGCAAAGTCATCAACACCGGTCAGCTTCTTACTGGAACGTTTATGATATCTGTACCCCTATGCTCATACAATTATTCACAATTATGAGCTATGTTTATAGATAAAGTTGGAGGTCCAGACTTGAAAAGTTTCATTCAGCAATTTCCTGGGTCTTCTGAAGGTAACTTGTCATTTATACCCTACCCACCCTCACATACATGTTGTTTAGGATGTGGATTTTTATCGTAAGGCTTTCTTTTAGAATGCAAAATCATTCAGTTTTTATCCTGCATAACCATTTGTTGCATTCTGTCAAGGCAGATTATGCCAGATTATATGAAATTTTTTACAGAAAGGTTTTGTAGAATAAGGAGTTTTATTTAAAGATTGCAGAATCTTTGTTCCTTGTTGGTCCTGCTGAGCATCAAAATTTGTTgccttaattttattttttcgagGTAGAATGTGccaaattaattttctttctgATGTTTGTCTTCCTTGTTTCTTCGCAAAGGTGGCGTAAATCCGGAAGAATCTGTTGCCACGGAAGGAGTGAGGTCGGTCTGCTAACACACAAGGATTATGAATGATGAAGTTAAATAACAAGCACTACTAATGAGATTATAGCATTTATGTTTCCTTGAAATTTCATCTTGATACGATTACCGaaggaaaataaaacaaagaaacataACTCCATGACTTATACCCTGCTCAAGTTTCTTTTGTCACGCATATTTCATATTTCTTTATGGCCATGTCATGTCTTTATGTTTACATTGTTGTGTTGTTAACATGGCACAGGAACTCCAAAGAGAAAG
Encoded proteins:
- the LOC103448400 gene encoding uncharacterized protein, which encodes MSKLFQKVAGFFTNRTMVGMDKAGNRYFARKEEVDGIMKEKRWVAFKGEDDPTSIPVEWICWLNGQRKRAPTPEELAELEARRERVRQNVALLKKEEEERKAREGSTRKVINTDKVGGPDLKSFIQQFPGSSEGGVNPEESVATEGVRNSKEKEAKKAKEAPESTEPTGSGQTFRPGTWQPPT